DNA from Amorphoplanes friuliensis DSM 7358:
ACCGCTCCGGCGACGTGCTCTTCGCGGCGCTGCACCGGGCCGGGCTGGCCAACCAGCCGACCAGCGTCTCGGCGGACGACGGGCTGGCCCTGCACCACACCCGGATCTTCGCGGCGGTCCGGTGCGCCCCGCCGGACAACAAGCCCCTGCCGGTCGAACGCGACACCTGCGCCCCCTGGCTGCACCGTGAATTAGCTCTCATCCGGCCGACGCTGCGGGTGGTCGTCGCGCTCGGGGCGTTCGCCTGGGCGGCCTGGTGGCCGGCGATGACCGCGGTCTACGGCCACAAACCGCCCGTACCGCGGCCGGCGTTCGGGCACGGCGCGCAGGTCAGCGTCCCGGGCACCCCTGACCTGCTCGGCTGCTACCACGTCTCGCAGCAGAACACCTTCACCGGCCGGCTCACACCCGCCATGCTCGACGATGTCTTCGCCAGTGCAAAACGCCTGGCGGGCCTGGCATGATGCGTGCTCAGCCGAACATTCGCCGGAACGGAACCTAGGGCCTAGATCTTGGACCTCGCCGCACTGCGTCGCTGGTGGCCGCTGGCCGCCGTCCTCGGGCTGCTCTTTCTCGCCTCGCTGGCGGCGACCCGCTCGGCGCCGCAGCTCGAGCGGTTCAACCCGGACGCCGCGCCGACCACCGAGCCGCCGCCGCTGCTTCCGCCGTCACGGGAGGTCGTCCCGCCGCCGTCCGCGGAGCCGGTGGCCGGAGGCGAGTTGCCCGACTGGGTCGGCCGCGTCGCCCTGATCGTTCTCGGCGTCCTCGCCCTGGTCGTCCTCGGGCTGGTGATCTGGGCGGTGCTGCGTCAGACGCTCGGCCGCCGCGGCACCCGCAAGGGCCGCCGTGACCCCCGGCGCCCCGACTCCCGGACGGCGGAGGACCTGGTCGCCGCCCTGGACGCCGGTCTGCAGGAGCTCTCCGACACCGACCGTGACCCGCGCCGGGCGGTGATCGCCTGCTGGGTCCGGCTCGAACAGGCGGCCGCAGCTGCGGGCACCCCGCGTCACGCCGGGGACAGCCCCACCGACCTGGTCGCCCGGCTGCTGGCCGAGCAGCACGTCGACGCGGGTGTGCTGACACCGTTCGCGGCTGTCTACCGCCAGGCCCGCTATGCGACTCACACCGTCGACGATCAGATGCGGCAGCAGGCGCGTACGGCCCTCGAACGGCTCCGGACCGACCTCGGTGCGGGGGTGCCGGCATGAGCCGCGACGCCGACGGCGGGCTCGAGGGTCTCTTCGGCCGCCGCGCCGACGAGGTTGTCGTCGAGGAGCCCGTCGAGATCGTCGAGAAGCGGCGCTCACCGATCGGCTGGATCCTGCGCAACGTCGCCCTGATCGTGGTCGCCACGGTGGTCACGGTCGCCGGGCTGCGATCGCGGGGGATCAGCGTCTCGGTGCTGCTGGTCGTGGCCGCGTTCGTGGCGCTGCGCCTGCTGATGTTCGCCGTCTCCGAGGTCGCGCCGCCCCCGCCGATCCGGCGGCAGTCGCGGCGGGGCGAGGAGGACGGTGACTACCACTGGGCGGGCACCGATACCCTGCGCGCGGCGGTACGCCGGTGGGAACAGCGCCTGGACTGGTCGCAGAACGACGCGGAGAAGTTCTCGCGTAACGTCCTGCCCGTGCTGGCCGAGCTCACCGACGAGCGGCTGCGCCTCAAGCACGGCATCACCCGGTCGTCGGACCCCCGGCGCGCCCGGGAGCTGGTCGGCGAGCCGTTGTGGGAGCTTCTGGACGACCGTGACCGCCGCGTGCCGAAAGCACGGGAGCTGTCCCAGTACGTCGACGCACTAGAGAAAATCTGAGAAGGGTGGTTCGGTGACGGACGCGAGCGTGGAGGCCCTGCCGCCCTACGAGGTGGGCAGGCTGGCCGCCGCTGTCCTGGACTCGGTCGGCAGTGTGGTGGTCGGCAAACGGGAATCCCTCGAGCTGGTGCTCGCCGGCATCCTCGCCGGCGGCCACGTGCTCCTCGAGGACCTTCCGGGGCTCGGCAAGACGCTGACCGCCCGGTGTTTCGCCCAGGCGCTCGGCCTGGACTTCCGGCGGTTGCAGTTCACCCCCGACCTGCTGCCCGCCGACGTCACCGGGTCGTTCCTCTACGACCAGCGCAAGGGTGACTTCGCGTTCCGCGCCGGTCCCGTCTTCACCAACATGCTGCTCGCCGACGAGATCAACCGGACGCCGCCGAAGACCCAGGCCGCGCTGCTCGAGGCCATGCAGGAGAAGCAGGTCTCCGTCGAGGGCGTGACCTACCGCCTGGACCCGCCCTTCCACGTGCTGGCGACCGCGAACCCCATCGAGTACGAGGGCACCTACCCGCTGCCGGAGGCCCAGCTCGACCGCTTCATGCTCCGCGTCTCGTTCGGATACCCGACCCAGGACGAGGAGTGGGAGGTGCTGCGCCGCCGCATGTCCCGCCGCCAGGAGGAGTCGCAGCTGACACCCGTGGTCAACGCCGACCGGCTGATGGCCATGCAGGCCGCGCTCGAACAGGTCGCCGTCGAGGACTCGATCGGCCGCTACATCGTGGCGCTGACCTCCGCGACCCGTGAGCACGCCTCGGCGCTGGTCGGCTCGTCCCCGCGTGGCTCCCTGGCGCTGCTGCTGCTCGCCCGGGCCCGCGCGGTCATGGCCGGCCGCGACTACGTGGTGCCCGAGGACGTCAAGGACGTGGCGGTTCCCGCCCTCGCCCACCGGATCACCCTGCGGCCGGAGATGTGGCTGCGCCGCGTCGACCCGTCGTTCGTCGTCCAGGAGGTGCTGCAGGCGGTGCCGACGCCGGCCAGTGGTGCGCTGCCCACGTACGCGGGCGGGTACGCCGAACAGTGACCGTCCTGGAGCCGCCGTCGCTGCGTGCCGCCGTGCCCCCTGCGGAGCCGGCGGCCGACGAGACGTGGGCGGCGCCGGCCTGGGTACCGACCCGGGCGCTGGGCCGGACGGTCCTGCTCACCGGTCTGCTGCTGGTGCTCGGCGTCGCTCTGGGCCGGGTCGACCTGGTGCTGCTCGCGGCGCCGTTCGCCATCGGCGCCGCGATCGGTCTGCGCCGGATGCCGCGCTCGGCGCCCGAGCTGACGATCCAGGCCACCGAGGAA
Protein-coding regions in this window:
- a CDS encoding uracil-DNA glycosylase is translated as MLGAVLSRTPEEVSAHAAAAADLTAVDAGVADCFACPRLVAWREEVAVVKRASFRDQDYWGRPVPGFGPADAPIAILGLAPAAHGGNRTGRIFTGDRSGDVLFAALHRAGLANQPTSVSADDGLALHHTRIFAAVRCAPPDNKPLPVERDTCAPWLHRELALIRPTLRVVVALGAFAWAAWWPAMTAVYGHKPPVPRPAFGHGAQVSVPGTPDLLGCYHVSQQNTFTGRLTPAMLDDVFASAKRLAGLA
- a CDS encoding DUF4129 domain-containing protein, encoding MDLAALRRWWPLAAVLGLLFLASLAATRSAPQLERFNPDAAPTTEPPPLLPPSREVVPPPSAEPVAGGELPDWVGRVALIVLGVLALVVLGLVIWAVLRQTLGRRGTRKGRRDPRRPDSRTAEDLVAALDAGLQELSDTDRDPRRAVIACWVRLEQAAAAAGTPRHAGDSPTDLVARLLAEQHVDAGVLTPFAAVYRQARYATHTVDDQMRQQARTALERLRTDLGAGVPA
- a CDS encoding AAA family ATPase, which gives rise to MTDASVEALPPYEVGRLAAAVLDSVGSVVVGKRESLELVLAGILAGGHVLLEDLPGLGKTLTARCFAQALGLDFRRLQFTPDLLPADVTGSFLYDQRKGDFAFRAGPVFTNMLLADEINRTPPKTQAALLEAMQEKQVSVEGVTYRLDPPFHVLATANPIEYEGTYPLPEAQLDRFMLRVSFGYPTQDEEWEVLRRRMSRRQEESQLTPVVNADRLMAMQAALEQVAVEDSIGRYIVALTSATREHASALVGSSPRGSLALLLLARARAVMAGRDYVVPEDVKDVAVPALAHRITLRPEMWLRRVDPSFVVQEVLQAVPTPASGALPTYAGGYAEQ